A portion of the Desulfobaculum bizertense DSM 18034 genome contains these proteins:
- a CDS encoding sulfite exporter TauE/SafE family protein produces the protein MYFPVADITVPIWIPPVTAFIIAFFASMGGISGAFLLLPFQMFLGYTAPSVSATNQFYNIVAIPGGVFRYLREGRMVWPLATAVVLGTVPGVLLGVWLRVRYLPDASNFKLFVGIVLLYIGYRMVHSLLKHNAAEQRFEKNVRSSAAPRPIQTLKSSAGVIRFIFEDEEFHIRTAGLFFPSLIVGIIGGMYGIGGGAILMPLYVSMLGLPVYVAAAPALMGTFMTSITAVLFFQVLQFIYPNQALAPDWLLGTLFGIGGALGMWLGARCQKHVPARVIKAALCLVILFTSLKYIIGYFI, from the coding sequence ATGTACTTTCCTGTTGCAGACATTACAGTCCCCATCTGGATACCCCCAGTCACTGCCTTTATTATAGCGTTCTTTGCCTCAATGGGTGGCATTTCCGGCGCGTTTCTTCTTCTCCCATTTCAGATGTTTCTCGGCTACACCGCGCCCTCGGTGAGTGCCACCAACCAGTTTTACAACATCGTCGCCATTCCCGGCGGCGTCTTTCGCTACCTTCGCGAAGGCCGCATGGTTTGGCCTCTCGCCACGGCCGTCGTCCTCGGCACCGTCCCCGGTGTGCTCCTCGGCGTCTGGCTACGCGTTCGCTATCTCCCCGATGCGTCCAACTTCAAACTCTTTGTCGGCATTGTCCTTCTCTACATTGGCTATCGCATGGTCCACAGCCTGCTCAAACACAACGCCGCCGAGCAGCGCTTTGAAAAAAACGTCCGCAGCAGCGCCGCCCCCCGCCCCATCCAAACCCTCAAGTCCTCCGCTGGCGTTATCCGGTTCATCTTTGAGGATGAAGAATTTCACATCCGCACGGCCGGACTGTTCTTCCCCAGCCTCATCGTCGGCATCATCGGCGGTATGTATGGCATCGGTGGCGGCGCTATCCTTATGCCTCTCTACGTCAGCATGCTCGGACTCCCCGTCTATGTCGCCGCCGCCCCCGCACTTATGGGCACCTTCATGACCTCCATCACTGCCGTCCTCTTTTTTCAGGTTCTGCAGTTTATCTACCCTAATCAGGCCCTCGCACCCGACTGGCTCCTCGGTACCCTCTTCGGTATCGGCGGCGCCCTCGGTATGTGGCTCGGCGCTCGCTGTCAGAAACATGTCCCCGCTCGCGTCATCAAAGCCGCCCTCTGTCTCGTTATCCTCTTTACCTCGCTTAAATACATCATTGGATATTTTATATAA
- a CDS encoding TIGR04283 family arsenosugar biosynthesis glycosyltransferase has product MVKKKRSISVIIPVFREADRIGETLRHVQEVAGSNSYEICIIDGAIERDTLDSAEGYGAVLIGSTSGRGHQMNVGAKFAAGDILVFLHADTRLPEGAFEEIARILDGDASAGAFRLGFDSDSFAMRWIAFWANVRSALTRAPYGDQVLFFERKFFFNIGGYREIPLMEDLEIMTRVRRLGRRIQISPLRVTSAARRWEQEGKLRCTLRNWAIRLAYHARVSPYVLAQWYSFGGEGDDGD; this is encoded by the coding sequence ATGGTAAAAAAGAAACGCAGCATTTCGGTCATTATTCCTGTTTTTCGTGAGGCTGATCGCATTGGTGAAACTCTGCGACATGTGCAAGAAGTCGCGGGATCAAATTCATATGAGATATGTATAATTGATGGCGCAATTGAACGGGATACTTTAGACTCAGCAGAAGGTTACGGGGCGGTACTGATTGGCAGTACGTCCGGGCGAGGGCACCAGATGAATGTCGGGGCCAAGTTCGCCGCTGGGGATATTCTTGTTTTTTTGCATGCAGACACACGGCTTCCAGAGGGCGCATTTGAAGAAATAGCGCGAATACTGGATGGGGATGCCTCAGCCGGAGCGTTTCGGCTTGGCTTCGATTCAGACAGTTTTGCAATGCGCTGGATTGCGTTTTGGGCCAATGTGCGTTCTGCACTGACGCGTGCGCCATACGGCGATCAGGTTCTTTTTTTTGAGCGAAAATTTTTCTTCAATATCGGGGGATACCGCGAGATTCCGCTGATGGAAGATTTGGAAATTATGACTCGAGTGCGACGACTGGGGCGGCGTATTCAGATTTCTCCCTTGCGAGTGACGAGTGCGGCCCGTCGCTGGGAGCAGGAGGGGAAACTTCGCTGTACCTTGCGCAACTGGGCAATCCGGCTGGCGTATCACGCCCGGGTTTCGCCCTATGTGCTGGCCCAGTGGTACAGTTTTGGAGGAGAGGGAGATGATGGGGACTGA
- a CDS encoding TIGR04282 family arsenosugar biosynthesis glycosyltransferase — MMGTDACEILFFVKLPLAGKVKTRLARDLGAGRAAKLYEAFAEDQLATLTSTGIPVRVCCVPMGTLADYEMWLGNQYSFEWQLGFDLGARMLAAFDGAFRRGRKRVVLTGSDAPMMQRETVLEAFDALQHRDAVFSPSPDGGYSLAGYRASGLVRDVFLEMPWSTSGVFEETCRRLNEHDASYAVLQETPDVDTLQELGRLVQSAVFGNSPMTSRDNAPRSFSLLEHWGF; from the coding sequence ATGATGGGGACTGATGCCTGCGAGATACTTTTTTTTGTGAAACTTCCGCTGGCAGGGAAGGTGAAAACGCGGCTCGCGCGGGATCTTGGGGCTGGACGGGCAGCCAAGCTGTATGAAGCTTTTGCCGAAGACCAGCTTGCGACGCTGACGAGCACGGGGATTCCGGTTCGGGTGTGCTGTGTGCCTATGGGGACACTGGCAGATTACGAAATGTGGCTTGGGAACCAGTATAGCTTTGAATGGCAGCTTGGTTTTGATCTTGGGGCACGAATGCTTGCGGCGTTTGATGGTGCTTTTCGCCGGGGGCGCAAGCGAGTTGTACTGACGGGTAGCGATGCGCCGATGATGCAGCGGGAGACGGTGCTGGAGGCGTTTGATGCTCTGCAACACAGGGACGCTGTCTTTTCGCCGAGTCCAGATGGCGGGTATTCGCTTGCGGGCTACCGGGCCAGTGGACTGGTGCGGGATGTTTTTCTGGAAATGCCGTGGAGTACTTCGGGGGTTTTTGAAGAGACCTGCCGACGGCTTAACGAGCATGACGCAAGCTATGCCGTGCTTCAGGAGACGCCGGACGTGGATACCCTGCAAGAACTTGGGCGGCTGGTTCAGTCAGCTGTTTTTGGGAATTCACCGATGACGAGCCGGGATAATGCGCCGCGAAGTTTTTCGCTTTTGGAGCATTGGGGCTTTTAG
- a CDS encoding diaminopimelate decarboxylase, translated as MRKRLSAQAMSRALTNALSEGAVQAEDSSVLFYDLSLIAERTKELAEQFPKDTLHAVAVKANPLRKVLAWLHALGEQDNAPQLGLESASEPEMHLALGAGFDPSHVVFDSPAKTLHELRFAITQGVHLNMDNMQEVERVDTILKDLGHEAKSTFGIRVNPQVGQGSIGATSVAAEYSKFGVPLKTFRKKLLEIYRSHPWMTGIHVHVGSQGCPLDQLVLGVRSILDFVEEVNAATDGQIRIFDLGGGLPADYGQKEFQAPSFTEYVAALRTGCPELFSGKFRLMTEFGRAVHANAGFAASRVEYIKPQGDIRTAVIHLGADMFLRKCYNPGDWHHEFSVCDKNGALKDGPTRLYRIAGPLCFAGDLPGRDIALPEIEPGDWILIHDTGAYTLSMWSRYNSRAIPSVLGYKDEQASTGFVSLKRREQPQDVLSFWE; from the coding sequence ATGCGAAAAAGACTCTCTGCACAGGCGATGTCTCGCGCACTCACAAATGCCCTTTCTGAGGGTGCAGTTCAGGCTGAGGACTCAAGCGTTCTCTTCTATGACCTGTCCCTCATTGCTGAGCGCACGAAGGAACTGGCCGAACAGTTCCCAAAGGACACGCTTCACGCTGTTGCTGTCAAGGCTAATCCTCTTCGCAAGGTGCTTGCGTGGCTGCACGCACTTGGTGAACAGGACAATGCACCGCAGCTGGGTCTTGAGTCCGCCTCTGAACCAGAAATGCATCTGGCTCTGGGCGCTGGCTTTGATCCCAGTCATGTGGTTTTTGATTCACCTGCAAAAACCCTTCACGAACTGCGCTTTGCCATCACGCAAGGCGTCCATCTCAATATGGACAACATGCAGGAAGTGGAACGGGTAGATACGATTCTGAAAGACTTGGGACACGAAGCCAAAAGCACATTTGGCATTCGCGTTAACCCACAGGTAGGACAGGGAAGCATCGGCGCAACCTCAGTTGCCGCCGAGTACTCCAAATTTGGTGTGCCGCTCAAGACCTTCCGCAAAAAACTTCTTGAGATCTATCGCAGCCATCCATGGATGACAGGTATCCACGTCCATGTTGGCTCGCAGGGATGCCCCCTCGACCAGCTCGTGCTGGGCGTACGGAGCATTCTGGATTTTGTGGAAGAAGTGAATGCTGCCACAGACGGTCAAATTCGCATATTTGACCTTGGTGGCGGACTGCCCGCAGATTACGGACAGAAAGAATTTCAGGCACCGAGCTTTACCGAATACGTTGCTGCCCTGCGCACAGGCTGCCCCGAGCTTTTCTCCGGGAAATTCCGCCTCATGACGGAATTTGGCCGCGCCGTGCACGCCAATGCAGGCTTTGCCGCAAGCCGTGTGGAATACATCAAGCCTCAGGGGGATATCCGAACCGCCGTTATCCATCTGGGTGCCGACATGTTCCTGCGCAAATGCTACAACCCAGGCGACTGGCATCACGAATTTAGCGTCTGCGACAAAAACGGAGCGCTCAAGGACGGACCGACCCGTCTCTACCGCATTGCAGGCCCTCTCTGCTTTGCAGGAGACCTGCCGGGCCGCGATATTGCCCTGCCGGAAATCGAACCTGGTGACTGGATTCTCATCCACGACACAGGCGCATACACGCTTTCCATGTGGTCCCGCTATAACTCGCGGGCCATCCCCAGTGTTCTTGGATACAAAGACGAACAGGCCTCAACAGGCTTTGTTTCCCTCAAGCGGCGCGAACAGCCACAAGACGTGCTCAGCTTCTGGGAATAG
- the thrB gene encoding homoserine kinase encodes MSHKGSSLYATGGGCVVLIGMAGAGKTTIGRALSSVLGWPSMDTDALIESHYARPLQELADCFGRDRFVEVEDDLVSKITVRRTIISTGGSVIYGEKCMKRLHELGPVVYLRAEKDVILQRVNAKPDRGLAIAPGQTVEDLFNERLPMYEKEADFCVDSDKLNPEQCAEAIRDWMLEKGLSLEAE; translated from the coding sequence ATGAGTCATAAAGGAAGTAGCCTGTATGCAACCGGCGGGGGCTGTGTGGTCCTCATTGGTATGGCTGGAGCAGGAAAAACAACGATTGGCCGGGCACTAAGCTCTGTTTTGGGCTGGCCGTCCATGGATACTGACGCCCTGATTGAATCACATTATGCCCGTCCGCTTCAGGAGCTGGCAGACTGTTTTGGGCGCGACCGTTTTGTGGAAGTAGAAGATGATCTGGTCTCGAAAATTACGGTGCGCCGGACCATTATTTCCACGGGTGGAAGCGTGATTTATGGCGAGAAGTGCATGAAGCGTTTGCACGAGCTTGGTCCTGTGGTGTACCTGCGTGCAGAAAAAGACGTCATTTTGCAGCGGGTCAATGCCAAGCCTGACCGTGGCCTTGCCATTGCTCCGGGCCAGACAGTGGAAGACCTCTTTAATGAGCGTCTGCCTATGTATGAAAAAGAGGCAGATTTTTGCGTGGATTCGGACAAGCTGAATCCAGAACAGTGTGCAGAAGCCATCCGCGACTGGATGCTGGAAAAGGGGTTGAGCCTTGAAGCTGAATAG
- the dctP gene encoding TRAP transporter substrate-binding protein DctP: protein MKKLFVMFFALLSLVALAACNGDGDKKESAENKVVTIKLATQHPLEHMGHKAALRIKERIEKGTEGRVLVKIFPANQLGDASQIYDEVIRGSIDAAHITIPDALDSRLGIGFLPYIADDYEQIKKIYKTGAFIPTEMAKMHEKLGVKFFSYFGEGFIGVGTVKELENYNKPGMEKGVMCRVPGLNVFKFGAEELGFRTTSLPYTDVYSALQTGVVKAWSGGPPNLNYTGFRDVLKYYYQYNVNFESTQYVMNMKTFMAIPEADRKVVEAAFTDEGQASFGRAEEEDQKYRKMLEDEGVKVIMLTPEELKECASYVREHAWPRLEETLTKELLDGLKATY from the coding sequence ATGAAAAAACTTTTTGTTATGTTCTTTGCGCTGTTGTCTCTGGTTGCCCTTGCCGCGTGCAATGGTGACGGCGACAAGAAAGAGAGCGCCGAGAACAAAGTGGTCACGATTAAGCTGGCCACGCAGCACCCCCTTGAGCACATGGGGCACAAGGCCGCGCTGCGAATTAAAGAGCGTATTGAGAAAGGAACCGAGGGCCGCGTCCTGGTGAAGATTTTCCCGGCTAACCAGCTTGGTGATGCTTCCCAGATTTATGACGAAGTCATTCGTGGTTCCATTGATGCTGCACACATCACCATCCCTGATGCCCTTGACTCCCGTCTGGGTATTGGCTTCCTGCCTTACATTGCTGACGATTACGAGCAGATCAAAAAGATCTACAAGACTGGTGCATTCATCCCGACTGAGATGGCAAAAATGCACGAGAAGCTCGGCGTGAAATTCTTCTCCTACTTTGGCGAAGGTTTCATCGGCGTTGGTACTGTGAAGGAGCTTGAGAATTACAACAAGCCCGGCATGGAAAAGGGTGTTATGTGCCGTGTTCCCGGCCTGAACGTCTTTAAGTTCGGCGCTGAGGAACTCGGTTTCCGCACCACCTCCCTCCCATACACAGACGTGTATTCCGCACTCCAGACAGGTGTCGTCAAGGCATGGTCTGGTGGACCGCCGAATCTGAACTACACCGGATTCCGTGATGTCCTGAAGTACTACTACCAGTACAACGTGAACTTTGAGTCCACTCAGTACGTCATGAACATGAAAACCTTCATGGCCATTCCTGAGGCTGATCGCAAGGTTGTTGAAGCTGCATTTACTGACGAAGGTCAGGCTTCTTTTGGCCGCGCAGAAGAGGAAGATCAGAAATACCGCAAGATGCTGGAAGATGAAGGCGTCAAGGTTATTATGCTGACTCCTGAAGAGCTGAAAGAATGCGCAAGCTACGTCCGTGAGCATGCATGGCCGCGCCTCGAAGAGACGCTGACCAAAGAGCTGCTCGACGGTCTGAAAGCAACCTACTAG
- a CDS encoding TRAP transporter small permease — translation MRTAKSSLWRYLWAVLGKFQKTMMAVSSICIVVMIFVAVVARYIFKSDFYGSEELIQMFAFWLYFMGAAQGSREKSQISADILTCYITNKKWNISVQFVRELITVAISLLVSWWGIQFVAWSFHMLPKSTVFRLPMLIPHSAVGLGFVLMSFYHTVYLIQNFKDLVRVFRGQDVSAAQAFEGEA, via the coding sequence ATGCGTACGGCAAAAAGCAGTCTATGGCGCTATCTGTGGGCTGTGCTGGGCAAGTTTCAAAAAACCATGATGGCGGTGTCGAGTATCTGCATCGTTGTCATGATTTTTGTGGCAGTTGTTGCCCGCTATATTTTCAAATCCGATTTCTACGGTTCCGAAGAGCTGATCCAGATGTTTGCCTTTTGGCTCTACTTTATGGGTGCAGCTCAGGGCAGCCGCGAAAAAAGCCAGATTTCCGCTGACATCCTCACCTGCTATATCACCAACAAAAAGTGGAACATCTCTGTTCAGTTTGTGCGCGAACTCATCACCGTTGCCATTAGCCTTCTCGTGAGCTGGTGGGGCATTCAGTTTGTGGCGTGGAGCTTTCACATGCTTCCGAAGTCCACAGTCTTCCGCCTGCCTATGCTCATCCCGCACAGCGCGGTTGGACTGGGCTTTGTGCTCATGAGCTTTTACCACACGGTGTATCTCATTCAGAATTTCAAAGATCTTGTCCGTGTTTTTCGTGGGCAGGATGTGTCTGCGGCCCAGGCGTTTGAAGGGGAGGCATAA
- a CDS encoding TRAP transporter large permease, translated as MSVLLAILALLVTLFIGVPIPFAFFASAACLIFLGGYQPGFLLPYGFAKMNSVVLLTIPLFIMAGGIMDKGGIGDKLVDVVDIIAGRIKGGLGVVCVVTCAIFGAVSGSSSATVSCIGSIIMPKLQRAGYPVGHTAALLASSGVLGILIPPSMLMIVYAWLGNQSVLACFLAAFVPGIILTILLSLVNLFLLRNNKDIEVRPADSFAVTGKKLISSGASASPALMMPVIILGGIYGGIMTPTEAAAVAVLYAIPVAMFFYKGLKFRNLGATLIESATTTGVIMAMTFAVMILSRLYIMENLPEQIMGFLTTISDNKMVILLMINVVLLGMGMLMDDVSGFLLGTPILLPLVQQIGVDPLHFAAIMGVNLGMGNVTPPTAPLLYLSGRISGASVTSMLKPTMYLILFAWLPTLLLTTYVPDISLFLVRLLLK; from the coding sequence ATGTCAGTTCTGTTAGCTATTCTTGCTCTCCTCGTAACGCTGTTTATTGGGGTGCCAATTCCGTTTGCCTTTTTTGCCTCGGCAGCCTGCCTGATTTTTCTGGGCGGCTATCAGCCGGGCTTTTTGCTGCCTTACGGCTTCGCAAAAATGAACTCAGTTGTCCTGCTGACCATCCCGCTGTTTATTATGGCTGGTGGCATCATGGACAAGGGCGGCATTGGCGATAAGCTTGTTGATGTGGTGGACATTATTGCTGGTCGCATCAAGGGCGGTCTCGGCGTGGTCTGCGTTGTGACCTGTGCCATCTTTGGTGCTGTTTCCGGCTCGTCCTCTGCCACGGTTTCCTGCATTGGTTCCATCATCATGCCCAAGCTCCAGCGCGCAGGCTATCCCGTGGGGCATACAGCCGCACTGCTCGCCAGCTCTGGTGTTCTGGGTATTCTGATTCCGCCGTCCATGCTGATGATCGTTTACGCGTGGCTCGGAAACCAGTCGGTTCTGGCCTGCTTCCTCGCAGCCTTTGTGCCGGGCATTATCCTGACGATTCTGCTGAGTCTGGTGAACCTGTTCCTGCTTCGGAACAACAAGGACATTGAAGTCCGCCCTGCAGATTCCTTTGCCGTGACAGGCAAAAAACTGATTTCCAGTGGTGCTTCTGCTTCTCCTGCCCTGATGATGCCCGTCATCATTCTTGGCGGTATTTATGGCGGCATCATGACCCCGACAGAAGCTGCTGCCGTGGCTGTGCTCTATGCTATCCCGGTTGCCATGTTCTTCTACAAGGGCCTGAAATTCAGGAACCTTGGGGCAACGCTGATTGAGTCGGCCACCACAACAGGCGTTATTATGGCCATGACTTTTGCGGTTATGATTCTGTCCCGTCTGTACATCATGGAAAATCTGCCAGAGCAGATTATGGGCTTTTTGACCACCATTTCGGATAACAAGATGGTGATTCTGCTCATGATTAACGTCGTGCTGCTGGGCATGGGTATGCTCATGGATGACGTGTCTGGCTTCCTTTTGGGAACGCCTATCCTCCTGCCTCTGGTTCAGCAGATTGGCGTTGACCCGCTGCACTTTGCTGCAATCATGGGCGTGAACCTCGGCATGGGAAATGTCACGCCACCAACGGCGCCGCTTTTGTATCTTTCGGGACGCATATCCGGGGCATCGGTGACGAGTATGCTCAAGCCAACCATGTATCTGATTCTTTTTGCATGGTTGCCGACGCTGCTTCTGACGACCTATGTCCCAGACATCTCGCTTTTCCTCGTGCGCCTGCTTTTGAAGTAG
- a CDS encoding HD-GYP domain-containing protein has translation MASRMSEPSFTAPEVRFYKLVSGVSAVLDLMSPVIAGHHNRTAYFAGRLADVMGLGEKEQADLVLAALLHDVGAFTLDTRLNTLAFDSDDVEHMETGYQLLQIYDSFWNIAEIIHYHHVKYSDFGHVAAHPRHLWLANLLQLADRIDVLVPRSESGDFDRKAAREIVLAEKSTRFAAEFCDAFEKVWKDDAFWDGVFREDRFEELTQRISARDHMMEFHELMDSSRLIAHLVDFRSPFTATHSWGVAAVSEALGRACGMSRKTSECLRLAGYLHDVGKLGIPSELLEKPGKLTDKEFVTMKGHAYYSNSVLTGVPGLAEIARWGAQHHERLDGSGYPFQLDSRNLDQGSRIVAVADVFTAITEDRPYREGMDRYQAMDVLTDLGTTGALDSSVVKSLGDRFEELNHHRQLAQRAARDEFDRFSKRVAEARESRHDN, from the coding sequence ATGGCGAGTCGCATGTCTGAGCCGTCTTTTACGGCTCCAGAAGTACGTTTCTATAAGCTCGTGAGTGGCGTGTCTGCGGTACTGGACCTGATGAGTCCCGTGATTGCCGGGCATCATAACCGGACCGCGTATTTTGCCGGGCGTCTGGCGGACGTCATGGGCCTTGGCGAAAAGGAGCAGGCAGATCTTGTGCTGGCTGCGCTTTTGCACGATGTCGGGGCTTTTACGCTCGACACCAGACTCAATACCCTTGCGTTTGATTCTGATGACGTTGAGCACATGGAAACGGGCTATCAGCTTTTGCAAATCTACGATTCGTTTTGGAATATTGCCGAGATTATTCACTATCACCACGTCAAATATTCAGATTTTGGGCACGTTGCCGCACATCCGCGCCACCTGTGGCTTGCGAATCTGCTCCAGCTTGCCGACCGCATTGATGTGCTGGTTCCTCGGAGCGAGTCCGGTGACTTTGACCGCAAGGCTGCCCGTGAGATTGTGCTGGCAGAAAAAAGCACACGCTTTGCGGCAGAGTTTTGTGATGCCTTTGAAAAAGTCTGGAAAGACGACGCGTTTTGGGACGGTGTTTTCCGGGAGGACAGATTCGAAGAGCTGACGCAGCGCATCTCTGCCCGCGACCACATGATGGAGTTCCACGAGCTGATGGATTCGTCACGGCTTATTGCGCATCTGGTCGACTTCCGGAGTCCCTTTACCGCGACTCATTCGTGGGGCGTTGCTGCGGTGTCCGAGGCGCTTGGCAGGGCCTGTGGCATGAGTCGAAAGACAAGCGAATGTCTGCGGCTTGCTGGTTATCTTCATGATGTCGGCAAGCTGGGTATTCCTTCGGAACTTTTGGAGAAGCCCGGAAAGCTTACGGACAAGGAATTCGTGACCATGAAAGGGCACGCCTATTACAGCAATTCCGTGCTGACCGGAGTTCCGGGGCTGGCGGAAATTGCGCGGTGGGGCGCGCAGCACCATGAGCGGCTTGATGGCTCTGGCTATCCGTTCCAGCTGGACAGCAGAAATCTCGATCAAGGCTCACGCATTGTTGCCGTGGCGGACGTGTTTACCGCGATTACGGAAGACAGACCGTACCGGGAAGGCATGGACCGCTATCAGGCCATGGACGTTCTCACCGATCTGGGCACAACAGGAGCCTTGGACAGCTCTGTGGTCAAGAGTCTTGGAGATCGTTTTGAGGAGCTGAATCACCATCGCCAGCTCGCCCAGCGGGCCGCACGCGACGAGTTTGACCGTTTCTCCAAAAGGGTGGCAGAGGCGCGAGAATCCCGTCACGATAACTGA